The DNA region CCGCCTGAACTCTGTATAGAAAATTGTATAAGAATATTTTTAAAAAAAGACTGAAAACCCTAAGAAGAATCCTCTTAAAATCTCATAGTTCCCTGATCTGGAGCCATTACTAATAGAGATAGAGGAAGGTGAAGATATATTATAATAAAGATTCAATTGGTCAAAATGCAAATAGCTGAAATAGGAATAAATTTGGTTATACCCCAAATGAAATCTCATATTCTCATGAAATTTATATTGGAGAGAAATTTCAGATTCATAACCTCTAAAAATCCCTCTGGTCCCCGCGCTTCCATTGGTAAAAACCAATGTATCCGTAGAAATCATAGGAGTTTTGAAAAATCTAGTCCCTTCCGTATAAAACACATCTAAACTTAAATTTGCCGTAAAATTTTCCATAAATTGATAAGAAGATTGGATAGAAACCTGAGGGCCGTACGTATAAAAATATTCCTGGAAAGCACCGTCTAACATGTATTTGCCGTAGGTGTACTTATTGATATTACGAAGTCCTCCGCCTAAATATAAATTCCAGTTTTGAGCGGGAGAGATGATCTTATAAAAATTCGCTTCAAACTCTGATCTTGCCAAAGGAGAATAATAAAATCTCTCCGCAGATAGGCCGCTAGAATTGGATCGGATCACATTCGAATTCGGATTTACCAATTCCACTTCGTAATAAGAGATCTCTGCTCGGTAATTTTTTTCATAATTTTCGTAACTGAAAACTGCAGGAACCAATACTTTTTGGTTTTGTTGCAAATGGCTTGTTTCTATCGATTCTTTCGGATCCGTTTTTTCCGAATAAGAAGTGAAATTATAAGGAATAAAACTATAGGTTTGTCTCTTTAATAATAATTCGAATTTTTGTTTTTTGTTTTCAGAAGGTCCGTTCTTCGGGATTTCCTCTGAGGCTTGTAAGCTCGGAATTAAGAATAAATTTAATAGAACGAAAATATTATATTTTTGAAAAAGATCCATATTCTTCTGCACCTAAAAGAATAAGTTAGATTCTCTTTTTAAAATTCAAAAGGTCAACGACTTTCAGGTTTTCTAGTATACTTCCTAAACTTTCCATTTGAGAATTGGATCTTGGAGAAGATATGAATTTATTTATTACCGGAGCTTCCGGATTTGTGGGCGGAGCAATTGCTCGCCATTTAAAAGAAAAACATAAGGTAAAAGTATTATCCAGATCTCCAAAGACAGATTCTACTTTAACTCAACAAGGTTTTGAAATAGTAAGTGGAAGTTTAGAATCTATCAGTTCACAAGACTTAACCGGAATAGATATTGTAATTCATTGCGCGGCGTTTGTAGGTCCATGGGGAAATTACCAAGATTTTTGGAAAGGAAATGTCGAAGGAACAACTCGTTTATTAGAGGCTTCTCAGAAAGCAGGTGTTAAAAGATTTATACATATGGGAACAGAGGCGGCGCTATTTTATGGACAGGATATGATCCAAATAGATGAGACTTATCCTTATCCCAAAAAAACTCCTTACTATTATAGTCGTAGTAAAGGAGAGGCGGAAAGAAGGGTAGTCTCCGCAAATCGTCCCGGTTTTGAAACAATCGCCCTAAGGCCAAGACTAGTTTGGGGTCCGGGAGATACATCTGTTCTTCCTGTTCTTAAGAAGATGGTGGCCGAAGGAAAATTTATGTGGTTGGATGGGGGAAAAGCCAAAACTTCTGTAACCTGTATTCCGAATCTGGTTCATGCAACGGAACTTGCTTTAACTAAGGGTGTGCCGGGGCAAATCTACTTCATCACGGATGACGAGGATAAAACTGTAAAAACATTTCTAACAGAGATGATGCAAACCCAAGGGATTTCACTTCCTCAGGCTTCTGTTCCCTCTGCACTTGCTGGGTTTTTAGCGATGGTCGTGGAAGGGATATGGAGAATATTCGGAATTCGTAAAGAACCTCCGATGATGAGATTCCCGGTTGATATTATGGGAAAAGAATGTACGATCCGTATAGATAAGGCTAAAAAAGAATTAGGATATAAACCTGTGGTCAGCGTAGCACAAGGTTTACTATTAATGAAAGGTTGAGTTTCGCGTTAGACTTTGATCCCGGAAACTTCTTCTTGAGCGCTCTCTATCCTTGCACTTTTTAAGATCGTGTCGAGTAGGCCTGGGAATTTTTTCTCCAGGTCGTCTTGACGGATGATGGAAAATCTCTGAGTTCCTTCGTATCTGGTGAAGATCATCCCAGCTTCCCTTAATTTTCCCATATGGTACGAAAGATTTGTTTTGGGGGCATAGACTAGAAAGGTAGAACAATTGGATTCACCTTTCTCCGAAAGATCCAATAGTATCTTCCTCCGGATCGGATCACTTACTGCTTCGAATATAGAGTTCAATTCTATCTGATCTAGATTGGGATGAGTTGGTTGTTTAGACATCGGAATTTTTTTTCCAATACTCCTTATAAAGTTCAATAATATTTGAACAAAAGATTGACAAGCACTTTCTAAGTTTTATAGTTCAAATATTATTGAACTAATGGGAATAGCCCTGTTTCGCCTTAAAATTCAAAGATAGTGCGAACGGGGACTAAGGAGACTCCTATGAAAATACTTAGGTCGATTCAGAAAACCTACCAATATTTGCCGATTTTGCTGTTTTCTTTCTTTTTCATCTCTCCTCTTTTTGGAGATGAGGTAAGGCTGAAATCAGGGAAAGTTCTGAAAAATCTGAAACTGGAGAAGGAAGCGGAAGAATATTATATCTTTAGTTTGGAAGATTCTATTCCGGTCCGGATTCCTAAATCAGAGATTGCAAGTGTCCAGGCCGAAAACAATGTCCAAGAATTGAAGGAACAAAAACCGGCCCCTTCCAAAAGAAATTATGATCTGATCTGGACCCAATCTTTGACCAACGATGTGTTCATCAATGGTAATAGTTTATTCGGAAATGCTTTTGATAGAAGAGGAGATCTTCATTATTCAGAAGTACCTAAGTCTTTGATCCTAGATACAATGGTAAATATCCCAACTCCTGTAGAAGGTTTACAACTGATCATCAGAGATTATTCGCCTTTGACCGGGAGAACCAATAGGGACGTGGACGGAGTATTTCAATCACATCCGTACGGACCAGGAGTCGATCTGGACAAGGTTGCGGAAGATCCGAATACGAACAGATTGAGAAAGGAGCCTAACGGATTGAGAGAAGGTCTTGCCACTCTTCTCAACTATAAATGGTCTACAAATCGTTTGGGAGATTGGAATGCAGGTTGGATCTATTATGCGAATAATCAGCCGAGTTTTGCTTTAGGACTTTTTACTTTTGGTTGGGCATTACCTGTTCTGAAATATATTCATCCCACTTATACTTATAATGTGAGAGTGACTTCGGAAAGAATTGGCGGCTCAAGTATTGCAGGGGAGAAGGACCTGGAGTCCGGGTATCCTACGAACGCGTTTAATGGTACAACTTTTCATAGATTCTCCGTATTTCATGAATATGAGATCACTGAAAATTTTAAGATCCAACCAGGGATCGATTTTGGATACCAATACTATAATGATAATATAGATAGAAGGTCCGGATTTAAGAATATAGACTATAAGATAACCGTAAAGTATTTAGGGTTCTCTTTTTCACTCACTGACGTTTACAGACCGAATACTTATATGATAGATAATAATTATTATTATCCAAATACTGTGGGAGGCCAAACGGTTGGGACAGTTCCAGGAGCGACTTGGGTAGGCCCATTAACAGGAAATTCTAATGATGGATTAACAATAGATCCTTCGAAGGGTTATGGATTTGTGAATGATTTTATCTTAAGTTCCATCCAAAATTCCGGATTAGATCCTAATGTAAAGCAGGCTCTTGTGAATAAACACTTAGAACAAAAGATCCCGCTTCATAGTATTATCTGGTCTTTCGGATATTCTATCAGGATCTAAAATAAAAACCGGAAGAGAATATTAGAAATTAAGGATCTAATTTTTCTTCCGGTTGATTTTTCCAAGGATCAAGAAGCTCTTCCGATTTTGGTCGCTTCTTGCACTTCCACAAGTTTTCCTGTTTTCACATCGTAGAAGTATCCATAAACGGGGATGTCCTTAGGGATCAAAGGATGGTTTCTGATCCTTTTTACATCGTCTACCACGCTCTTTTCCAAATTTTCAAAAGTTAAGAATGGGATATATTTTGCTTCGTCTGATCCTCCGGATTCTTCCAAGTTTCTCCAACCGTTTGCATCTACAGTTGCAGTTTTCAAACTTTTCGCTAATAAATTTCGGATGATCTGATCATTGAATAATTCCATTCCACAATCAGAGTGATGGATCACGAAAAATTCTTTTGTGCCTAAAAGTTTATGAGAAATGATCAATGAACGGATCGCGTCGTCGCTTGCTCTTCCGCCTGCATTGCGGATTACATGAGCATCTCCTTCGGAAAGTCCGGCGTATTTTGCCGGATCCAAACGAGCATCCATACATGTGAGGATCGTAAAACTTCTGGCAGGGGGAAGGGCTAATTCTCCCTTTTTACCGAACTCGGAAACATACTTATTGTTTGCTTCGATTACTTCTTGGTGGATCTTACTGGTTTCTTTTTGCAGAACTGCTGAATTTGACATAATGGACATTATATCCGTAATAACGGATAAATCCTTCGGTTTTAACGGAGAAGAGGGAAAAAGGTCCTTAGATTGTATAATTGGTTAGGGAGAAGACCAGTATTTTGTGTGGAAAAGCTTAGCGGAAGTAGGAAGCCGCGTGTTGGAGTTCCTAAATGGATGAAGGAGTTCCGACTAAACATAAAGTAGATTTCTAAAAATAAATTTTAGATAATTTTGTCCGCATGATTGGCAGACTTGGTATAGATTTCAAGACGGAAGTTTTGAATCCATGATCAAAAAAATATTTTGCCTAATATACTTATCCATACTCGTACTGAATTGTTCCAGCTTTCAGAAAATTTTTAAGAAAGACCGGGACGACTTTCTCTTTTCTTCCCGTTATAAAGAAACTCAGGTTTTTTTCATACATGCAGGTACGAATTCTCAAGTAAATGGAGAAGAAGGAACTATCATTCATTTTCCTTCGGGCTCTCTACTCGGAGAAAATGGAAAACCATTATTAGGAGAAGTTCGAGTAGAACTTTCAGAATATTATTCTAACGCAGATATTTTGCTTTCCGGTTTAAGTACTACAAGCGGAGAAAAATCTATCGAGACCAAGGGAATGATCCGCTTAGAAGTTTATTCGTCCGAAGGTCAGAAAGCAAAAATTAATAAGAGAAGCCCTTTGCGTGTAGAATTTAAAAATCCTCCGGAACCAGGGTATGAGATTTTTTATGGGAAAAAGAAAGAGGATGGAAGTCTAGATTGGACAAACGATAGCCTTAGTTGGAATTCCGACATTTCTATTTCTCCGACCAAAGAAAAAGCACAGTCAAAGAGTCCGTCCTCTGAAAGCGAAGGACCTATCTTGCTGAATGAAAAAGAAGGTTTTACTCTTTATAATTTCGGTTGGATTAATTGTGACCGGTTCTTGAATTTTTCTCCAATCATTCCTCTTTATTTGAATGTTCTTGAGGAAGAGGTCCTGAAAAAGAATTTAGAAGATAGGCCGATCTTTCTTCTGATTTTCAAGGATATCAATTCCATTATGCCTGTATATACCGATCAGAGTAAAAGAGTTTTATATTTTCCTAATTTGCCTCCAGGAAAAAAGGCGACTGTAATAGGTTGGAGAAGATCCGGAGAGACAAGATGGCTTTATTGGAAAAAGGACATCGTAATCGGTGAAGAAGATAATCTAAATCCTGAATGGGCTTCTCATACTGCAAAACAATTGGCGAAACTTTTAAAAGAGATAAAGCCAATAGGATCGGAAAAGAAATAGAAATACTGTAAGTATGTTTAGTCTTTCATCTTAAAACATACTTTAAATAAAACGAATGTTTTAACTTATTAATGATTTTTGAAACTTACTCTCAAATTGAAGGATAAAAAAATTCTAATAATCTAACTTTTTCTTTCTCCAGGCCTTGACCTATTTTAATTCTAGAACTATTCTAAGCGAAAATTTTGTCGGCGATGTTGAATGAAAGTTATTACATCTTCACGAATCGATTCCAAGTTTTTAGGATATATATTTCTTATATTCGTTTTTTATTGTATAGGTTGTGATTCCCAGAAGAAAAAAGACACAGACCTAACTGAGCTTACCTATATTCCCAGTGGGATTTTAGGATTACCCGACGTACCTGTCCCTAAAAATAATCCTCAATCTAACGATAAAGTATCGTTAGGTGCAAAATTATATTCTGATAAACGATTTAGCGCCGATGGAACCGTATCTTGCGCTACCTGTCATAAACCTGAACAGGCATTTGTGGATAAACTTAAGGTATCTAAGGGTATCAAAAATCTTACCGGAACTAGAAATGCGCCTACAGTATTGAATGCAGTCTATTATAAAACACAATTCTGGGACGGAAGAAGAAACGATTTAGAAGGCCAGTCCAAAGATCCTCTCTTAAATCCTGTGGAGCATGGTCTTTCCAGTCATGATGACCTTATAAAGATCGTAAAATCGGATCCGGATTATACTTCGAAGTTTAAGACTGTGTTCGGAGTCGAATCGGATTCTATCAAGATAGATCATGTTGCCATGGCAATTGCATCTTTTGAAAGAACGATCATTTCAGGAAATTCTCCTTTTGATCGTTATAGATTCGGAAAAGAAGAGAAGGTATTATCCGAGTCCGCGATCCGCGGTTTAAATTTGTATATGGGCAAGGCGAGATGCCAAGATTGCCATACGATAGGTGAAACATACGCGATTTTTATAGATGATAAATTCCATAATCTGGGAGTGGGTTTTAAAAGAATACAACCCAAGTTAGAAGAGATCCTCCAAAAAAAAGCCGAATCTAAAAACAGTCCCACTTCTGACGAAGAAATACTTACTAATATAGAATCTTCCGAGCTGGGTAGATTTGCGGTTACTGGAATCAGTGAAGACCTGGGAGCGTTCAAAACTCCGGGGCTTAGGAATATCGCATTAACTTCTCCTTATATGCATGATGGGAGTTTAACAAGCCTAGAACAGGTCATCGATCTGTATGATAGAGGCGGAGAACCAAATCCTTTTTTAAGCAGCGGTATTCGTCCCTTGGGATTAACCGGCCAAGAGAAAGCTGATCTTATATCTTTTCTAAAATCCTTAACAAGTCCGGTTTTGCCTAGCATGCCAAAATGATTGAGGATCGGAAATATTCCGACGAGGAGGAGAGTTATGGAAGAAGGTAAACTGAGCAGGAAGGATTTTTTGCGCAGAACGGGGGGTCTACTCGCCGCGAGTATTGTTCCGATGAGTTTAGTGGAGATTGCCTGCGGGGGAAGAGGAAAGGGCACTCATGAAAAATTTACCTTTGCATTTATATCGGATCCTCACCTAACACATATTAAAGGAACGAATTTCGTTCGGAATTTTGATACGGGTCTGAATAAGGCAATTGAAACAGTGAACCTAATGTTTCCTAGGCCTGACTTTGTTGTATTCGGCGGGGATCTGGCTCAGTTAGGAAAAAGAGAAGAGCTAGATCATGGTATGGAACTTCTATCCAAGCTTAAAGTTCCGGTAAAATACGTGATCGGAGAACATGATTATTACTTGGATATGGGGAATTATTGGCAGGATAAGATCAGCAAACTCAATTATTCCTTCGATCATAAGGGAGTTCATTTTGTAGTCCTGAATAGTATTCTTACCTATGACACTTGGATCAAACGTTGGAAAACCCCTGAAGAAAGAATGAACGAGATGGCCCGTTTGGATAATCCGAACGGTTCTCCTTTTATGGTGGGTGATGATCAGATCGCCTGGTTGAAAAAGGATCTGGAGAATATTAAAAGTGGGACTCCTTTAGTGGTTCTTTCTCATTCTCCATTATATAAAATTTATAAACCTTGGAATTTTTGGACGGACGACGCGGAGAAGATCCAATCGGTCCTAAGTAAATTTGATAACGTGACGGTATTTCACGGACATGTTCACCAAGTTTTATACAACCAAATCAAGAATATAAGTTTCTATGCATTGATGTCCACTGCTTGGCCTTGGCCTTATCCGGAGAGTTATACTCAGTCGCCACATTATATTCCTAAGATGACAGTCTTTATGAACCGCCAGGATCCGTTCCATGAGAGGGACGGAACCGGCTGGGCCTTCGTAAACATGGATAATGCAAGAGAGGAAATGCATTATAAACTTTGGGAGAATAAGGATAGGATCGTAAAATACGACGAATCCGCTGGGCATCCGGTAGATTCGACTTATCAAAAGCCAGAATCTAGAATTCTACCTCAAACGCATTATTAGGAGAATCTTATGGACGATCGGTATACTTTTAGAAATAGATCTAAATCTAAAATTTTATTCGGGATCTGCACTTCCGTTTTATTTCTGATTTTCGGAACGGTGTCTTTGGTTTTCGGAGATGACTGGGATAAATCCAACGAAGACAAATGGAATGCGGCATTTATGGAAACGGTGGTTAGAGGAGAAAAACTTTTCCATGGGCCTGAATTGGGAGGAAATACAGTACAATGTGCTATGTGTCATCCGAATGCCACCAATACACATCCTGAAACATATCCGAAATTCCAAAAACAAATCGGAAAAGTCTCCACATTAAGGGAGATGATTAACTGGTGTATCCAAAATCCTCTCCAAGGTAAACCTTTGGCTTACGACGATCCTAAGATGATCGCATTGGAAGCTTATATCATGTATGAGAGAAGGAACTCCGTTCTGGTTCCGGGGAAACATTAGGGAATATGAATATGATCCGATTTGGTTTGTTTACAGGAATTCTTTCGATTTCATTTTTTTCTTTTGTATTTTGCGGAACTGAGATTAGCGATTCCAGATGTAAAACGGATCTGGAAAAAGGACTCTCCTTATTTGGAACCGTAGAAGATATACATGCAGAAAAAGCGATTTCCGTTAAGGAATCTTTTTCCTCAGGAAGTAAGGATTTGCTGTACGTTCCCTTCTCCGCTAAAGTAAAATTAAAGGAAGATCTTCGTAACTATGTTCATCATGCCCAAGAAGGAAGATATCATAGGGAGTATGTCGGTTGGGTGATGCAAAATTCGGCAAACAAATCCGGAACAGAGAAGTTATTACATTTCTCATTGTTGGCAAACCTTTCTTCTTCTCGTTGGTATGATGCAAAAAGCGGGCAGATCATTCCTTTAAAAGGGGTTTTGAGATATAAAAAAGAAGGGAGTGAATGGATTTCCTTAGGCGCATTTGATAATTAAATTTTTTGAATATGAAACACCACACATTTGATCCGCAGGTTTGCTTGCGGATTCTTTTTACCTTGGGACGGTATATTCTTCTTTTTAAGAACTAATGAGAGATCCTTTTATCACTTCTTTTACGGGTTATATCTCCGATCCATTGGAATGTTTGGACTAAAGCGATCAGAACAAAAACTGTTGCGAACATGATATCGTCTTCGT from Leptospira selangorensis includes:
- a CDS encoding LA_2444/LA_4059 family outer membrane protein → MDLFQKYNIFVLLNLFLIPSLQASEEIPKNGPSENKKQKFELLLKRQTYSFIPYNFTSYSEKTDPKESIETSHLQQNQKVLVPAVFSYENYEKNYRAEISYYEVELVNPNSNVIRSNSSGLSAERFYYSPLARSEFEANFYKIISPAQNWNLYLGGGLRNINKYTYGKYMLDGAFQEYFYTYGPQVSIQSSYQFMENFTANLSLDVFYTEGTRFFKTPMISTDTLVFTNGSAGTRGIFRGYESEISLQYKFHENMRFHLGYNQIYSYFSYLHFDQLNLYYNISSPSSISISNGSRSGNYEILRGFFLGFSVFF
- a CDS encoding NAD-dependent epimerase/dehydratase family protein — encoded protein: MNLFITGASGFVGGAIARHLKEKHKVKVLSRSPKTDSTLTQQGFEIVSGSLESISSQDLTGIDIVIHCAAFVGPWGNYQDFWKGNVEGTTRLLEASQKAGVKRFIHMGTEAALFYGQDMIQIDETYPYPKKTPYYYSRSKGEAERRVVSANRPGFETIALRPRLVWGPGDTSVLPVLKKMVAEGKFMWLDGGKAKTSVTCIPNLVHATELALTKGVPGQIYFITDDEDKTVKTFLTEMMQTQGISLPQASVPSALAGFLAMVVEGIWRIFGIRKEPPMMRFPVDIMGKECTIRIDKAKKELGYKPVVSVAQGLLLMKG
- a CDS encoding ArsR/SmtB family transcription factor; this encodes MSKQPTHPNLDQIELNSIFEAVSDPIRRKILLDLSEKGESNCSTFLVYAPKTNLSYHMGKLREAGMIFTRYEGTQRFSIIRQDDLEKKFPGLLDTILKSARIESAQEEVSGIKV
- a CDS encoding beta-class carbonic anhydrase, producing MSNSAVLQKETSKIHQEVIEANNKYVSEFGKKGELALPPARSFTILTCMDARLDPAKYAGLSEGDAHVIRNAGGRASDDAIRSLIISHKLLGTKEFFVIHHSDCGMELFNDQIIRNLLAKSLKTATVDANGWRNLEESGGSDEAKYIPFLTFENLEKSVVDDVKRIRNHPLIPKDIPVYGYFYDVKTGKLVEVQEATKIGRAS
- a CDS encoding cytochrome-c peroxidase; this translates as MKVITSSRIDSKFLGYIFLIFVFYCIGCDSQKKKDTDLTELTYIPSGILGLPDVPVPKNNPQSNDKVSLGAKLYSDKRFSADGTVSCATCHKPEQAFVDKLKVSKGIKNLTGTRNAPTVLNAVYYKTQFWDGRRNDLEGQSKDPLLNPVEHGLSSHDDLIKIVKSDPDYTSKFKTVFGVESDSIKIDHVAMAIASFERTIISGNSPFDRYRFGKEEKVLSESAIRGLNLYMGKARCQDCHTIGETYAIFIDDKFHNLGVGFKRIQPKLEEILQKKAESKNSPTSDEEILTNIESSELGRFAVTGISEDLGAFKTPGLRNIALTSPYMHDGSLTSLEQVIDLYDRGGEPNPFLSSGIRPLGLTGQEKADLISFLKSLTSPVLPSMPK
- a CDS encoding metallophosphoesterase family protein, which produces MEEGKLSRKDFLRRTGGLLAASIVPMSLVEIACGGRGKGTHEKFTFAFISDPHLTHIKGTNFVRNFDTGLNKAIETVNLMFPRPDFVVFGGDLAQLGKREELDHGMELLSKLKVPVKYVIGEHDYYLDMGNYWQDKISKLNYSFDHKGVHFVVLNSILTYDTWIKRWKTPEERMNEMARLDNPNGSPFMVGDDQIAWLKKDLENIKSGTPLVVLSHSPLYKIYKPWNFWTDDAEKIQSVLSKFDNVTVFHGHVHQVLYNQIKNISFYALMSTAWPWPYPESYTQSPHYIPKMTVFMNRQDPFHERDGTGWAFVNMDNAREEMHYKLWENKDRIVKYDESAGHPVDSTYQKPESRILPQTHY
- a CDS encoding c-type cytochrome is translated as MDDRYTFRNRSKSKILFGICTSVLFLIFGTVSLVFGDDWDKSNEDKWNAAFMETVVRGEKLFHGPELGGNTVQCAMCHPNATNTHPETYPKFQKQIGKVSTLREMINWCIQNPLQGKPLAYDDPKMIALEAYIMYERRNSVLVPGKH